A stretch of the Papaver somniferum cultivar HN1 chromosome 6, ASM357369v1, whole genome shotgun sequence genome encodes the following:
- the LOC113287813 gene encoding uncharacterized protein LOC113287813, with protein sequence MAEVMRSSSSESVVSKNNSNKKMKFLLDFVACYRPPTKNPTINPSPSSSKLVEEKEDTTTFSPVVVGNDNHTDNSSTSASPVKKRATKTMTKSKSMSSQWKPSLTAISEDKIVQIVVKNVERITTTVRSRSLDKKIGAGNDNSRARIRSSDRQRRNQRSDNEYRRDPVPVVLPSFSPTAFLF encoded by the exons atggctgAAGTAATGCGATCATCATCATCGGAGTCTGTGGTTTCCAAGAATAATAGTAACAAaaagatgaaattcttattagatTTTGTTGCATGTTATCGACCACCTACAAAGAATCCAACTATAAacccatctccttcttcttctaaactCGTCGAAGAAAAGGAGGATACGACGACGTTTTCACCCGTCGTCGTCGGCAATGATAATCATACCGATAATTCTTCTACATCGGCGTCACCTGTGAAAAAACGGGCAACGAAAACGATGACGAAATCCAAATCAATGTCATCTCAATGGAAGCCTTCTCTGACTGCAATATCTGAAGATAAAATTGTCCAAATTGTTGTGAAAAATGTTGAACGTATAACAACGACGGTTAGATCAAGATCACTTGATAAAAAGATCGGGGCAGGCAATGATAATTCAAGGGCTAGGATTCGTTCTAGTGATCGTCAACGTCGGAATCAAAGATCAGACAATGAATACCG GCGAGATCCAGTGCCGGTTGTACTACCCTCATTCTCTCCGACCGCGTTCTTGTTTTGA
- the LOC113287814 gene encoding uncharacterized protein LOC113287814 yields the protein MSKKKAFSGSTMTLKDFHGGSIPSDLPLPSAPGATVTRPSSDRGGYDQQAPWGNPMNRSDHRLRPGSSGTNRNFDDKASFLSHPIHIGRNFDEDERKPLDGISHPRRTISDEVIRAQPTRHEITKLDSVTSANYSGRQVFNNPMPQSTSGGIHSYRYGESNPVGGNNQMLGGNNSNQGVPNAWGVRKEVGGANEQVHSSSWSEQSAISKFAQASALDKVSRWQNKPVPQFHHHHNQQPDVEVIHYAEPERYSGLNTMIERRGNEARFDNSVKELPNSERARSPIYPEAKESSSPLYQDMLRPVSTDGKYSGVPKLQPPVSEEVSERRKLKLLPRSKPLEVLEPSIAEHKMGYQQVNDPGHGAAVAELHGNTNVPKLGLAGNEGGGPSVERPKLHLKHRSQIAEQVEETAAKERKSVFGGARPRELVLRERGVDDVVISNLESIQSPNRVKPEVHKIETKAEPARFGERSENVHVDHRAAKDPERKDNRGDNHKTDTQKSSWRKESWRNGNKATEKQQQQEPRPEPETWRKPVEQSNPAPSDGLRYGKAASALELAQAFSRSVSTNPKIPDRISSQKGMAGQPQIPFSRLTATTTTTATREIYSGRTPRRQINGY from the exons atgtcaAAGAAGAAAGCTTTTAGTGGTTCAACTATGACCCTCAAAGATTTTCATGGCGGTTCAATCCCTTCTGACCTTCCTCTTCCTTCAGCTCCTGGAGCAAC aGTTACAAGGCCTTCATCAGATCGTGGTGGTTATGATCAACAGGCACCATGGGGAAATCCAATGAATCGATCTGATCACCGCTTACGCCCAGGATCTTCTGGTACTAACCGAAATTTTGATGACAAAGCTTCATTTTTATCTCACCCTATACACATAGGGAGGAACTTTGATGAGGACGAACGTAAACCGTTGGATGGTATATCTCATCCAAGAAGAACCATTAGTGATGAAGTTATTCGAGCTCAACCAACTCGTCATGAGATAACCAAACTTGATTCAGTGACATCTGCAAATTATTCAGGACGACAGGTGTTTAATAATCCAATGCCTCAATCCACAAGTGGTGGAATTCATTCTTACAGGTATGGTGAATCCAATCCTGTAGGTGGGAATAATCAAATGCTTGGTGGCAATAATAGTAATCAAGGTGTTCCAAATGCTTGGGGTgttagaaaggaagtaggtggtGCCAATGAGCAAGTTCATTCTTCTAGCTGGTCTGAGCAAAGTGCCATCTCAAAATTCGCCCAGGCTAGTGCATTAGATAAGGTATCTAGATGGCAAAACAAGCCAGTTCCCCAGTTTCATCATCACCATAACCAACAACCAGATGTCGAAGTTATACATTATGCCGAACCTGAGAGATATAGTGGTTTGAATACAATGATTGAGAGAAGGGGTAATGAAGCTAGGTTTGATAATAGTGTAAAAGAGTTGCCAAATTCAGAGAGGGCAAGGTCTCCTATATACCCAGAAGCAAAGGAGAGCAGTTCTCCACTTTATCAGGATATGCTTCGACCTGTTTCAACTGATGGGAAATATTCTGGTGTCCCCAAATTGCAGCCACCAGTATCTGAAGAAGTATCAGAGAGGCGTAAATTGAAGCTTCTTCCAAGATCAAAGCCTTTGGAGGTTTTGGAACCTTCTATTGCGGAGCATAAGATG GGATACCAACAGGTAAATGACCCTGGTCATGGAGCAGCTGTTGCTGAGTTGCATGGGAATACAAATGTTCCTAAACTTGGTTTAGCTGGAAATGAGGGAGGGGGTCCATCTGTGGAGCGACCAAAGTTGCATCTGAAGCACCGGTCTCAGATTGCTGAACAAGTGGAAGAAACTGCTGCAAAAGAAAG GAAATCAGTGTTTGGTGGTGCTCGTCCTCGAGAACTG GTTCTTAGAGAGCGTGGAGTAGACGATGTAGTTATCAGCAACCTTGAATCAATTCAATCACCCAACAG GGTCAAGCCGGAGGTTCACAAGATTGAAACCAAGGCAGAACCTGCACGTTTTGGTGAAAGGTCAGAGAATGTGCATGTTGATCACAGAGCAGCAAAGGATCCTGAGAGGAAAGATAACCGAGGCGATAACCATAAAACTGATACCCAGAAGAGTTCTTGGCGTAAAGAGAGTTGGAGAAATGGTAATAAAGCGACtgaaaagcagcagcagcaagaacCAAGGCCTGAGCCTGAGACCTGGCGGAAGCCTGTAGAGCAATCTAATCCTGCTCCATCTGATGGTCTTCGATATGGAAAAGCAGCTTCTGCTTTGGAACTTGCCCAAGCATTCTCAAGGTCGGTGTCCACAAATCCAAAGATACCTGATCGTATTTCTAGCCAGAAGGGCATGGCTGGTCAGCCTCAAATTCCATTTTCGCGACTAACagcaactacaacaacaacagcaacacgaGAGATTTATTCAGGGAGAACACCGAGGCGTCAGATTAACGGATACTGA